In the genome of Poecile atricapillus isolate bPoeAtr1 chromosome 30, bPoeAtr1.hap1, whole genome shotgun sequence, one region contains:
- the KCNA7 gene encoding potassium voltage-gated channel subfamily A member 7 — MGEPRGCCERVAINVAGRRFETLVRTLRRFPDTLLGDPRRRRRFFDPQRREYFFDRHRGAFGAVLYYYQSGGRLRRPPDVPLDVFLEEMRFYQLGEEAEERLREAEGFSVEEPPALPRGGLRRRAWLLCEHPESSPAARVVALLSVLVILVSIVVFCLETLPQFRPGEEGEPPSPTPTNTTTPTAPPPHRSGLTDPFFLVETVCICWFSLELLVRLVASPSKAAFFRSAMNLIDLAAIAPYFIALGTELAQQRGIGQPAMSLAVLRVIRLVRVFRVFKLSRHSTGLQILGQTLKASMRELGLLIFFLLIGVVLFSSAVYFAEAEDAATAFTSIPQAFWWAVVTMTTVGYGDMAPVTVGGKLVGSLCAIAGVLTISLPVPVIVSNFSYFYRRELRGEEPGGAAPASPCPHHPDTSGESEAKAGGEGWGVDGEAGGEKAWGGGRLVTEV, encoded by the exons ATGGGGGAGCCGCGGGGCTGCTGCGAGCGCGTGGCCATCAACGTGGCCGGCCGGCGCTTCGAGACCTTGGTGCGGACGCTGCGGCGCTTCCCCGACACCCTCCTGGGGGACCCCCGGCGCCGGCGCCGCTTCTTCGACCCCCAGCGCCGCGAGTACTTCTTCGACCGCCACCGCGGCGCCTTCGGGGCCGTGCTCTACTATTACCAGTCCGGGGGGCGGCTGCGCAGACCCCCCGACGTCCCCCTGGACGTCTTCTTGGAGGAGATGAGGTTCTACCAGCTCGGGGAGGAAGCTGAGGAGCGGCTGCGCGAGGCCGAAGGTTTCTCGGTGGAGGAGCCGCCGGCGTTGCCGCGCGGGGGTTTGAGGCGCCGGGCGTGGTTGTTGTGCGAGCACCCCGAGAGCTCGCCGGCCGCCCGCGTGGTGGCCCTGCTGTCCGTGCTGGTCATCCTGGTGTCCATCGTGGTCTTCTGCCTGGAGACGCTGCCGCAGTTCCGGCccggagaggagggagag cccccatcACCCACCCCCACCAACACCACCACCCCCAccgcgccccctccccaccgcTCGGGCCTGACCGACCCCTTCTTCCTGGTGGAGACCGTCTGCATCTGCTGgttctccctggagctgctggtgcgGCTGGTGGCCAGCCCCAGCAAGGCGGCCTTCTTCCGCAGCGCCATGAACCTCATCGACCTGGCGGCCATCGCTCCCTACTTCATCGCGCTGGGCACGGAGCTGGCGCAGCAGCGCGGCATCGGCCAGCCCGCCATGTCGCTGGCCGTGCTGCGCGTCATCCGCCTGGTGCGCGTCTTCCGCGTCTTCAAACTCTCCCGCCACTCCACGGGCCTGCAGATCCTGGGCCAGACGCTCAAGGCCAGcatgagggagctgggcctgctcatcttcttcctcctcatcgGCGTGGTGCTCTTCTCCAGCGCCGTTTACTTCGCCGAGGCCGAGGACGCGGCCACGGCCTTCACGTCCATCCCTCAGGCCTTCTGGTGGGCGGTGGTCACCATGACCACGGTGGGCTACGGGGACATGGCGCCGGTGACGGTGGGGGGGAAGCTGGTGGGCTCGCTGTGCGCCATCGCCGGCGTCCTCACCATCTCCCTGCCCGTGCCCGTCATCGTCTCCAACTTCTCCTACTTCTACCGGCGGGAGCTGCGCGGAGAGGAGCCCGGCGGCGCCGCGCCCGCCTCGCCCTGCCCGCACCACCCCGACACCAGCGGGGAAAGCGAGGCCAAGGCGGGCGGGGAGGGATGGGGGGTGGACGGGGAGGCGGGAGGGGAGAAGgcgtggggaggggggaggttGGTGACCGAGGTgtga
- the LOC131589872 gene encoding high mobility group nucleosome-binding domain-containing protein 5-like isoform X1, whose product MARMVRMKMRRMKMRKVRKVRMMMKLRIIRMKTMRMRMVRTVRMRVLRMRRVRRVRMKMKTMRMRTVRKVRMRMLRMKMRRMRRRMVTRMNLRIVRMKMKIMRMRTVRMRVLRMRTVRKVRMKMRRMRRKMRMVMMMKLRIVKMKTMRMRMVRKLRMKTMRMRMVRKVRMRMVRKVRVRRMRRRTGMVTTRTQRGEDEEREDEDENGEDEEDGEDEEKGEDEEREDEDEKGEDEEDGEDEDTGMEEDEEGEDEDGHNDTESSEGEDDEDEDDEDGEKSEDEDPGMGGDEEGENEDDEDENDEDENDEDENDEDADKGEKNTGMGEDEEGEDEDDEDENDEDENDEDENDEDADKGEKNTGMGEDEEGEDEDGED is encoded by the exons ATGGCGAGGATggtgaggatgaagatgagaaGAATGAAGATGAGAAaggtgaggaaggtgaggatgatgatgaagcTGAGGATCATAAGGATGAAGAccatgaggatgaggatggtgaggacagtgaggatgagggtgttgaggatgaggagggtgaggagggtgaggatgaagatgaagacCATGAGGATGAGGAcggtgaggaaggtgaggatgaGAATgttgaggatgaagatgagaaggatgaggaggaggatggtgaCGAGGATGAATCTGAGGATCgtgaggatgaagatgaaaaTCATGAGGATGAGAACGGTGAGGATGAGGGTGTTGAGGATGAGGAcggtgaggaaggtgaggatgaagatgagaaggatgaggaggaagatg aggatggtgatgatgatgaagcTGAGGATTGTGAAGATGAAGAccatgaggatgaggatggtgaggaAGCTGAGGATGAAGAccatgaggatgaggatggtgaggaaggtgaggatgaggatggtgaggaaggtgagggtgaggaggatgaggaggaggacggGGATGGTGACAACGAGAACGCAGCgtggtgaggatgaggagcgtgaggatgaagatgagaatggcgaggatgaggaggatggcGAGGATGAGGAGaagggtgaggatgaggagcgtgaggatgaagatgagaagggcgaggatgaggaggatggcGAGGATGAGGACACTGGAAtggaagaggatgaggagggtgaggatgaggatggtcaCAACGACACCGAGAGTAGTGAgggtgaggatgatgaagatgaggatgatgaagatggTGAGAAAAGTGAGGATGAGGACCCTGGGATGGgaggggatgaggagggtgagaacgaggatgatgaagatgagaACGATGAAGATGAGAATGATGAAGATGAGAACGATGAAGATGCTGATAAGGGTGAGAAGAACACTGGGAtgggagaggatgaggagggtgaggacgaggatgatgaagatgagaACGATGAAGATGAGAACGATGAAGATGAGAACGATGAAGATGCTGATAAGGGTGAGAAGAACACTGGGAtgggagaggatgaggagggtgaggatgaggatggtgaagaTTAG
- the LOC131589872 gene encoding uncharacterized protein LOC131589872 isoform X3, whose translation MARMVRMKMRRMKMRKVRKVRMMMKLRIIRMKTMRMRMVRTVRMRMKTMRMRTVRKVRMRMLRMKMRRMRRRMVTRMNLRIVRMKMKIMRMRTVRMRVLRMRTVRKVRMKMRRMRRKMRMVMMMKLRIVKMKTMRMRMVRKLRMKTMRMRMVRKVRMRMVRKVRVRRMRRRTGMVTTRTQRGEDEEREDEDENGEDEEDGEDEEKGEDEEREDEDEKGEDEEDGEDEDTGMEEDEEGEDEDGHNDTESSEGEDDEDEDDEDGEKSEDEDPGMGGDEEGENEDDEDENDEDENDEDENDEDADKGEKNTGMGEDEEGEDEDDEDENDEDENDEDENDEDADKGEKNTGMGEDEEGEDEDGED comes from the exons ATGGCGAGGATggtgaggatgaagatgagaaGAATGAAGATGAGAAaggtgaggaaggtgaggatgatgatgaagcTGAGGATCATAAGGATGAAGAccatgaggatgaggatggtgaggacagtgaggatgagg atgaagacCATGAGGATGAGGAcggtgaggaaggtgaggatgaGAATgttgaggatgaagatgagaaggatgaggaggaggatggtgaCGAGGATGAATCTGAGGATCgtgaggatgaagatgaaaaTCATGAGGATGAGAACGGTGAGGATGAGGGTGTTGAGGATGAGGAcggtgaggaaggtgaggatgaagatgagaaggatgaggaggaagatg aggatggtgatgatgatgaagcTGAGGATTGTGAAGATGAAGAccatgaggatgaggatggtgaggaAGCTGAGGATGAAGAccatgaggatgaggatggtgaggaaggtgaggatgaggatggtgaggaaggtgagggtgaggaggatgaggaggaggacggGGATGGTGACAACGAGAACGCAGCgtggtgaggatgaggagcgtgaggatgaagatgagaatggcgaggatgaggaggatggcGAGGATGAGGAGaagggtgaggatgaggagcgtgaggatgaagatgagaagggcgaggatgaggaggatggcGAGGATGAGGACACTGGAAtggaagaggatgaggagggtgaggatgaggatggtcaCAACGACACCGAGAGTAGTGAgggtgaggatgatgaagatgaggatgatgaagatggTGAGAAAAGTGAGGATGAGGACCCTGGGATGGgaggggatgaggagggtgagaacgaggatgatgaagatgagaACGATGAAGATGAGAATGATGAAGATGAGAACGATGAAGATGCTGATAAGGGTGAGAAGAACACTGGGAtgggagaggatgaggagggtgaggacgaggatgatgaagatgagaACGATGAAGATGAGAACGATGAAGATGAGAACGATGAAGATGCTGATAAGGGTGAGAAGAACACTGGGAtgggagaggatgaggagggtgaggatgaggatggtgaagaTTAG
- the LOC131589872 gene encoding uncharacterized protein LOC131589872 isoform X4, whose amino-acid sequence MARMVRMKMRRMKMRKVRKVRMMMKLRIIRMKTMRMRMVRTVRMRVRRMMRMVMMMKLRIMRTKMKTMRMRMVRKVRMRVLRMRRVRTVRMRMLSMRRVRRRRRMKRMVMMMKLRIVKMKTMRMRMVRKLRMKTMRMRMVRKVRMRMVRKVRVRRMRRRTGMVTTRTQRGEDEEREDEDENGEDEEDGEDEEKGEDEEREDEDEKGEDEEDGEDEDTGMEEDEEGEDEDGHNDTESSEGEDDEDEDDEDGEKSEDEDPGMGGDEEGENEDDEDENDEDENDEDENDEDADKGEKNTGMGEDEEGEDEDDEDENDEDENDEDENDEDADKGEKNTGMGEDEEGEDEDGED is encoded by the exons ATGGCGAGGATggtgaggatgaagatgagaaGAATGAAGATGAGAAaggtgaggaaggtgaggatgatgatgaagcTGAGGATCATAAGGATGAAGAccatgaggatgaggatggtgaggacagtgaggatgagg gtgaggaggatgatgaggatggtgatgatgatgaagcTGAGGATCATGAGAACGAAGATGAAGAccatgaggatgaggatggtgaggaaggtgaggatgaGGGTGttgaggatgaggagggtgaggacgGTGAGGATGAGAATGTTGAGcatgaggagggtgaggaggaggagaaggatgaagaggatggtgatgatgatgaagcTGAGGATTGTGAAGATGAAGAccatgaggatgaggatggtgaggaAGCTGAGGATGAAGAccatgaggatgaggatggtgaggaaggtgaggatgaggatggtgaggaaggtgagggtgaggaggatgaggaggaggacggGGATGGTGACAACGAGAACGCAGCgtggtgaggatgaggagcgtgaggatgaagatgagaatggcgaggatgaggaggatggcGAGGATGAGGAGaagggtgaggatgaggagcgtgaggatgaagatgagaagggcgaggatgaggaggatggcGAGGATGAGGACACTGGAAtggaagaggatgaggagggtgaggatgaggatggtcaCAACGACACCGAGAGTAGTGAgggtgaggatgatgaagatgaggatgatgaagatggTGAGAAAAGTGAGGATGAGGACCCTGGGATGGgaggggatgaggagggtgagaacgaggatgatgaagatgagaACGATGAAGATGAGAATGATGAAGATGAGAACGATGAAGATGCTGATAAGGGTGAGAAGAACACTGGGAtgggagaggatgaggagggtgaggacgaggatgatgaagatgagaACGATGAAGATGAGAACGATGAAGATGAGAACGATGAAGATGCTGATAAGGGTGAGAAGAACACTGGGAtgggagaggatgaggagggtgaggatgaggatggtgaagaTTAG
- the LOC131589872 gene encoding uncharacterized protein LOC131589872 isoform X5, protein MARMVRMKMRRMKMRKVRKVRMMMKLRIIRMKTMRMRMVRTVRMRVLRMRRVRRVRMKMKTMRMRTVRKVRMRMLRMKMRRMRRRMVTRMNLRIVRMKMKIMRMRTVRMRVLRMRTVRKVRMKMRRMRRKMVMMMKFEDRKDEDHEDEDGEDGEDENVGHEEGEEDDEDGDDDEAEDHENEDEDHEDEDGEEGEDEGREDEDEKGEDEEDGEDEDTGMEEDEEGEDEDGHNDTESSEGEDDEDEDDEDGEKSEDEDPGMGGDEEGENEDDEDENDEDENDEDENDEDADKGEKNTGMGEDEEGEDEDDEDENDEDENDEDENDEDADKGEKNTGMGEDEEGEDEDGED, encoded by the exons ATGGCGAGGATggtgaggatgaagatgagaaGAATGAAGATGAGAAaggtgaggaaggtgaggatgatgatgaagcTGAGGATCATAAGGATGAAGAccatgaggatgaggatggtgaggacagtgaggatgagggtgttgaggatgaggagggtgaggagggtgaggatgaagatgaagacCATGAGGATGAGGAcggtgaggaaggtgaggatgaGAATgttgaggatgaagatgagaaggatgaggaggaggatggtgaCGAGGATGAATCTGAGGATCgtgaggatgaagatgaaaaTCATGAGGATGAGAACGGTGAGGATGAGGGTGTTGAGGATGAGGAcggtgaggaaggtgaggatgaagatgagaaggatgaggaggaagatggtgatgatgatgaagtTTGAGGATCGTAAGGATGAAGACCATGAGGATGAGGACggtgaggatggtgaggatgAGAATGTTGGGcatgaggaaggtgaggaggatgatgaggatggtgatgatgatgaagcTGAGGATCATGAGAACGAAGATGAAGAccatgaggatgaggatggtgaggaaggtgaggatgaGGGT cgtgaggatgaagatgagaagggcgaggatgaggaggatggcGAGGATGAGGACACTGGAAtggaagaggatgaggagggtgaggatgaggatggtcaCAACGACACCGAGAGTAGTGAgggtgaggatgatgaagatgaggatgatgaagatggTGAGAAAAGTGAGGATGAGGACCCTGGGATGGgaggggatgaggagggtgagaacgaggatgatgaagatgagaACGATGAAGATGAGAATGATGAAGATGAGAACGATGAAGATGCTGATAAGGGTGAGAAGAACACTGGGAtgggagaggatgaggagggtgaggacgaggatgatgaagatgagaACGATGAAGATGAGAACGATGAAGATGAGAACGATGAAGATGCTGATAAGGGTGAGAAGAACACTGGGAtgggagaggatgaggagggtgaggatgaggatggtgaagaTTAG
- the LOC131589872 gene encoding uncharacterized protein LOC131589872 isoform X2: MARMVRMKMRRMKMRKVRKVRMMMKLRIIRMKTMRMRMVRTVRMRVLRMRRVRRVRMKMKTMRMRTVRKVRMRMLRMKMRRMRRRMVTRMNLRIVRMKMKIMRMRTVRMRVLRMRTVRKVRMKMRRMRRKMVMMMKFEDRKDEDHEDEDGEDGEDENVGHEEGEEDDEDGDDDEAEDHENEDEDHEDEDGEEGEDEGREDEDENGEDEEDGEDEEKGEDEEREDEDEKGEDEEDGEDEDTGMEEDEEGEDEDGHNDTESSEGEDDEDEDDEDGEKSEDEDPGMGGDEEGENEDDEDENDEDENDEDENDEDADKGEKNTGMGEDEEGEDEDDEDENDEDENDEDENDEDADKGEKNTGMGEDEEGEDEDGED; encoded by the exons ATGGCGAGGATggtgaggatgaagatgagaaGAATGAAGATGAGAAaggtgaggaaggtgaggatgatgatgaagcTGAGGATCATAAGGATGAAGAccatgaggatgaggatggtgaggacagtgaggatgagggtgttgaggatgaggagggtgaggagggtgaggatgaagatgaagacCATGAGGATGAGGAcggtgaggaaggtgaggatgaGAATgttgaggatgaagatgagaaggatgaggaggaggatggtgaCGAGGATGAATCTGAGGATCgtgaggatgaagatgaaaaTCATGAGGATGAGAACGGTGAGGATGAGGGTGTTGAGGATGAGGAcggtgaggaaggtgaggatgaagatgagaaggatgaggaggaagatggtgatgatgatgaagtTTGAGGATCGTAAGGATGAAGACCATGAGGATGAGGACggtgaggatggtgaggatgAGAATGTTGGGcatgaggaaggtgaggaggatgatgaggatggtgatgatgatgaagcTGAGGATCATGAGAACGAAGATGAAGAccatgaggatgaggatggtgaggaaggtgaggatgaGGGT cgtgaggatgaagatgagaatggcgaggatgaggaggatggcGAGGATGAGGAGaagggtgaggatgaggagcgtgaggatgaagatgagaagggcgaggatgaggaggatggcGAGGATGAGGACACTGGAAtggaagaggatgaggagggtgaggatgaggatggtcaCAACGACACCGAGAGTAGTGAgggtgaggatgatgaagatgaggatgatgaagatggTGAGAAAAGTGAGGATGAGGACCCTGGGATGGgaggggatgaggagggtgagaacgaggatgatgaagatgagaACGATGAAGATGAGAATGATGAAGATGAGAACGATGAAGATGCTGATAAGGGTGAGAAGAACACTGGGAtgggagaggatgaggagggtgaggacgaggatgatgaagatgagaACGATGAAGATGAGAACGATGAAGATGAGAACGATGAAGATGCTGATAAGGGTGAGAAGAACACTGGGAtgggagaggatgaggagggtgaggatgaggatggtgaagaTTAG
- the LOC131589873 gene encoding uncharacterized protein LOC131589873 — MMKPRMMMRMRMMRPRMMVTMRRTKAEDHKEEDDEAEDDGEDEDDEAEDDGEDEDGEAKNEDEDEDDETKDGGEDEDDETKDGGEDEDGEAKDDGEDEDDGEDEDDEAKDGGEDEDGEAKDGGEDEDDEAKDDGEDEDDEAEDHRDGDGEAKDDGEDEDDEAKDDGEDEDDGAEDHRDEDDGAKDEDEDENNEDTENTEDDREHGEDEEDEG; from the exons atgatgaagcCAAGGATGATG atgaggatgaggatgatgaggccAAGGATGATGGTGACGATGAGGAGGACGAAGGCTGAGGACCAtaaggaggaggatgatgaggcTGAGGATGATggtgaggatgaagatgatgaggcTGAGGATgatggtgaggatgaggatggtgaggccaagaatgaagatgaggatgaggatgatgagacCAAGGATGGTGgtgaagatgaggatgatgagacCAAGGATGGTGGTGAGGATGAGGACGGTGAGGCCAAGGATgatggtgaggatgaggatgatggtgaggatgaggatgatgaggccAAGGATGGTGGTGAGGATGAGGACGGTGAGGCCAAGGATGgtggtgaggatgaggatgatgaggccAAGGATgatggtgaggatgaggatgatgaggctGAGGACCATAGGGATGGGGATGGTGAAGCCAAGGATgatggtgaggatgaggatgatgaagccAAGGATgatggtgaggatgaggatgatgggGCTGAAGACCacagggatgaggatgatggggccaaggatgaggatgaggatgagaacAACGAGGACACCGAGAACACGGAAGACGACCGTGAACACGGCGAGGATGAGGAGGACGAAGGCTGA